A genomic region of Hypomesus transpacificus isolate Combined female chromosome 19, fHypTra1, whole genome shotgun sequence contains the following coding sequences:
- the rnf111 gene encoding E3 ubiquitin-protein ligase Arkadia isoform X3: protein MKSEVPSEAPGRQENLKGPLADPEPMEAAKSFPASMEVIGKAGSEFAPLCAETRHRPLREAGARRDSDRGLPGRKKRKSQQAGPSDCALKEGRMGDDSLAPQHHRTELVEGHSEGERNPESSFSDCASSPSSSLRFGDSDTLSSEEEGAAGAAGGGQPSAPQHKAPSPPTGGAAGVGLRPVLGRTRGSRSHKWAASEAEPVLLKRPCLSGRRPLHRKRFVKAGPGGAPRTQKQKERLLLQRKKREVIARQKYALLHSTSSSSEELSSASSSPSSTEAEDELYVDVSSTSSQPNSAAVAAGALDEDVVVIEATPAPPVPASEEINVTSTDSEVEIVTVGDSFRPRSVGGHGRMHWGPSCSQSRGQEPRGRHRLSTVIQPLRQSAGEVVDLTVDEDDLSVVPTTSDSVHPQTVSSSSSSSHHASTSEPHEAPGPSSSCPGPAPDSTLAPCSSGSSGAVGTTTEDESRRSLAGDGGGTAMPRLPSCCPQHSPCGGPSQGHVGLGHAHPSCLQASSQQAGSQHGHAHHFHHHHHHPPPPPPGLPFPEPSCPLERPTAMPAPCGGVSSSSGHGNPYHDQQTLPVDLSSSGVRASGGGGAGFHGTSAFDPCCPGSASRPTAYISQAAPGPSQPSVVESFSSAMVAQPHPQPQLSSCRHFMHPTYAPLARSLHHQPSSSCPHSHGNPPPQPPLQGDYVLPHVHPFHTPSHPPGHAVPPAPPPPLPAHHLSGPTAPLPQHLQAEHQALSHHIPALGPSVQRLHQHEMLQRMEVQRRRMMQHPTRAHERPPPHPHRMHPNYGHGHHIHVPQTMSSHPRQPEQRTAWELGIEAGVTVAPYPSGHLHPHLPHYHPPPRLHHFPIPFMHTGMSEVTYPHIRYISSRMTGFGRTYEDLLHLEERLGTVNRGASQGTIERCTYPHKYKKRKLHGKQDEDEGADEDTEEKCTICLSILEEGEDVRRLPCMHLFHQLCVDQWLLTNKKCPICRVDIEAQLSAES from the exons ATGAAGAGCGAGGTGCCGTCTGAGGCCCCaggcagacaggagaacctGAAGGGGCCACTGGCCGACCCGGAGCCCATGGAGGCGGCCAAGAGCTTCCCTGCCAGCATGGAGGTGATCGGCAAGGCAGGCAGCGAGTTTGCACCCCTGTGCGCAGAGACCCGACACCGGCCTTTGAGGGAGGCGGGGGCTCGCAGAGACTCCGACAGGGGCCTCCCCGGCCGCAAGAAGCGCAAGAGCCAACAGGCGGGGCCCTCGGACTGCGCCCTGAAAGAGGGCCGCATGGGCGACGACTCCCTGGCCCCGCAGCACCACAGGACAGAGCTCGTGGAGGGCCACAGCGAGGGCGAGCGCAACCCGGAGTCCTCCTTCAGCGACTGCgcctcctcgccctcctccagcctcaggTTCGGCGACTCGGACACCCTGAgctcggaggaggagggcgCGGCAGGAGCGGCGGGCGGGGGGCAGCCGAGCGCCCCGCAGCACAAGGCGCCCTCCCCCCCGacggggggggcggcgggggtcGGGCTGCGGCCCGTCCTGGGCCGGACTCGCGGGAGCCGCTCTCACAAGTGGGCGGCGTCGGAGGCGGAGCCGGTGCTGCTGAAGCGCCCGTGTCTGAGCGGGCGCCGGCCGCTGCATAGGAAGCGCTTCGTGAAGGCCGGCCCGGGCGGAGCCCCGCGCACCCAGAAGCAGAAGGAGCGGCTGCTGCTCCAGCGGAAGAAGCGCGAGGTGATCGCCCGCCAGAAGTACGCGCTGCTCCACAGCACCAGCAGCTCCAGCGAGGAGCTGAGCAGCGCCTCGtcctcgccctcctccaccGAGGCGGAGGACGAGCTGTACGTGGACGtgagcagcaccagcagccagCCCAACAGCGCCGCCGTGGCCGCAG gtgcccTGGACGAAGATGTCGTGGTGATCGAGGCGACCCCCGCTCCCCCTGTTCCTGCCAGCGAAGAAATCAATGTCACCTCCACTGACAGCGAGGTGGAGATAGTCACCGTGGGAGACAGCTTCAG gccTCGCTCGGTGGGGGGTCATGGAAGGATGCACTGGGGCCCCAGCTGCTCCCAGAGCCGGGGCCAGGAGCCGCGCGGACGCCACCGCCTCTCCACCGTCATCCAGCCGCTGCGGCAGAGCGCCGGGGAGGTGGTGGACCTCACCGTGGACGAGGACG ATCTCTCCGTTGTGCCAACCACATCTGACAGCGTTCACCCTCAGACTGTCAGTTCTTCCTCGTCATCCTCCCATCATGCCTCTACCTCAGAGCCCCATGAGGCCCCTGGGCCCTCCTCCAGCTGCCCTGGCCCTGCCCCGGACAGCACCCTGGCTCCTTGCTCCAGTGGCTCCTCCGGCGCCGTGGGCACCACCACCGAGG ACGAGAGCAGACGCAGCTTGGCGGGCGACGGCGGCGGCACGGCCATGCCCAGGCTGCCCTCCTGCTGCCCGCAGCACTCTCCCTGCGGCGGGCCCTCGCAGGGCCACGTCGGCCTGGGCCACGCCCACCCCAGCTGCCTGCAGGCCTCCTCCCAGCAGGCGGGCTCCCAGCACGGACACGCCCACcacttccaccaccaccaccaccaccctccgccgccgccgcccggCCTGCCCTTCCCCGAGCCCAGCTGCCCCCTGGAGAGACCCACCGCCATGCCCGCGCCCTGCGGGGgcgtcagcagcagcagcggccaCGGAAACCCCTACCACGACCAG CAGACCCTGCCCGTGGACCTGAGCAGCAGCGGCGTGCGGGctagcggcggcggcggcgccgGTTTCCACGGCACCTCGGCCTTCGACCCCTGCTGCCCGGGCTCCGCCTCCCGACCCACGGCCTACATCTCCCAGGCCGCACCGGGGCCCAGCCAGCCCAGCGTCGTGGAGTCGTTCAGCTCTGCCATGGTGGCCCAGCcgcacccccagccccagctgtCCTCCTGCAGGCACTTCATGCACCCCACCT ACGCTCCGCTGGCACGCTCCCTGCACCACCAGccgtcctcctcctgccctcactCCCATGGCAACCCCCcgccccagccccctctgcaGGGAGACTACGTCCTGCCCCACGTGCACCCCTTCCACACGCCCTCCCACCCTCCGGGCCACGCCGTGCCCCCggcccctcctccgcccctgcCTGCCCACCACCTCTCAGGCCCCACTGCCCCCTTGCCCCAGCACCTGCAGGCTGAGCACCAGGCCCTGTCGCACCACATCCCGGCCCTGGGGCCCTCCGTTCAGAGGCTGCACCAGCACGAGATGCTGCAGAGGATGGAGGTCCAGAGGCGCAGGATGATGCAGCATCCTAC ACGGGCTCACGAgcgccctcctccacaccctcacAGAATGCACCCCAACTACGGCCACGGGCACCACATCCACGTGCCTCAGACCATGTCGTCCCACCCCCGGCAGCCCGAGCAGAGGACCGCATG GGAGCTGGGGATCGAGGCCGGGGTGACGGTGGCCCCCTACCCTTCAGGACACCTGCACCCCCACCTGCCTCACTACCACCCTCCCCCTAGGCTGCACCACTTCCCCATCCCCTTCATG CACACTGGCATGTCTGAAGTGACCTACCCACACATTCGGTACATCTCATCTAGAATGACTGGATTTGGACGAACTTACGAG GATCTGCTGCATCTGGAGGAGAGGTTGGGGACTGTGAACAGGGGGGCCTCTCAGGGAACCATAGAGAGATGCACTTACCCGCACAAGTACAAGAAG AGAAAGCTGCACGGTAAGCAAGATGAAGATGAGGGGGCGGATGAAGACACAGAGGAGAAATGCACCATCTGTCTGTCAATattggaggaaggggaggatgtCAG ACGCCTACCTTGTATGCACCTCTTCCACCAGCTCTGTGTGGACCAATGGCTGCTCACCAATAAGAAGTGCCCCATCTGCAGGGTGGACATCGAGGCCCAGTTGTCTGCTGAGAGTTGA
- the rnf111 gene encoding E3 ubiquitin-protein ligase Arkadia isoform X4: MKSEVPSEAPGRQENLKGPLADPEPMEAAKSFPASMEVIGKAGSEFAPLCAETRHRPLREAGARRDSDRGLPGRKKRKSQQAGPSDCALKEGRMGDDSLAPQHHRTELVEGHSEGERNPESSFSDCASSPSSSLRFGDSDTLSSEEEGAAGAAGGGQPSAPQHKAPSPPTGGAAGVGLRPVLGRTRGSRSHKWAASEAEPVLLKRPCLSGRRPLHRKRFVKAGPGGAPRTQKQKERLLLQRKKREVIARQKYALLHSTSSSSEELSSASSSPSSTEAEDELYVDVSSTSSQPNSAAVAAGALDEDVVVIEATPAPPVPASEEINVTSTDSEVEIVTVGDSFRPRSVGGHGRMHWGPSCSQSRGQEPRGRHRLSTVIQPLRQSAGEVVDLTVDEDDLSVVPTTSDSVHPQTVSSSSSSSHHASTSEPHEAPGPSSSCPGPAPDSTLAPCSSGSSGAVGTTTEDESRRSLAGDGGGTAMPRLPSCCPQHSPCGGPSQGHVGLGHAHPSCLQASSQQAGSQHGHAHHFHHHHHHPPPPPPGLPFPEPSCPLERPTAMPAPCGGVSSSSGHGNPYHDQTLPVDLSSSGVRASGGGGAGFHGTSAFDPCCPGSASRPTAYISQAAPGPSQPSVVESFSSAMVAQPHPQPQLSSCRHFMHPTYAPLARSLHHQPSSSCPHSHGNPPPQPPLQGDYVLPHVHPFHTPSHPPGHAVPPAPPPPLPAHHLSGPTAPLPQHLQAEHQALSHHIPALGPSVQRLHQHEMLQRMEVQRRRMMQHPTRAHERPPPHPHRMHPNYGHGHHIHVPQTMSSHPRQPEQRTAWELGIEAGVTVAPYPSGHLHPHLPHYHPPPRLHHFPIPFMHTGMSEVTYPHIRYISSRMTGFGRTYEDLLHLEERLGTVNRGASQGTIERCTYPHKYKKRKLHGKQDEDEGADEDTEEKCTICLSILEEGEDVRRLPCMHLFHQLCVDQWLLTNKKCPICRVDIEAQLSAES; encoded by the exons ATGAAGAGCGAGGTGCCGTCTGAGGCCCCaggcagacaggagaacctGAAGGGGCCACTGGCCGACCCGGAGCCCATGGAGGCGGCCAAGAGCTTCCCTGCCAGCATGGAGGTGATCGGCAAGGCAGGCAGCGAGTTTGCACCCCTGTGCGCAGAGACCCGACACCGGCCTTTGAGGGAGGCGGGGGCTCGCAGAGACTCCGACAGGGGCCTCCCCGGCCGCAAGAAGCGCAAGAGCCAACAGGCGGGGCCCTCGGACTGCGCCCTGAAAGAGGGCCGCATGGGCGACGACTCCCTGGCCCCGCAGCACCACAGGACAGAGCTCGTGGAGGGCCACAGCGAGGGCGAGCGCAACCCGGAGTCCTCCTTCAGCGACTGCgcctcctcgccctcctccagcctcaggTTCGGCGACTCGGACACCCTGAgctcggaggaggagggcgCGGCAGGAGCGGCGGGCGGGGGGCAGCCGAGCGCCCCGCAGCACAAGGCGCCCTCCCCCCCGacggggggggcggcgggggtcGGGCTGCGGCCCGTCCTGGGCCGGACTCGCGGGAGCCGCTCTCACAAGTGGGCGGCGTCGGAGGCGGAGCCGGTGCTGCTGAAGCGCCCGTGTCTGAGCGGGCGCCGGCCGCTGCATAGGAAGCGCTTCGTGAAGGCCGGCCCGGGCGGAGCCCCGCGCACCCAGAAGCAGAAGGAGCGGCTGCTGCTCCAGCGGAAGAAGCGCGAGGTGATCGCCCGCCAGAAGTACGCGCTGCTCCACAGCACCAGCAGCTCCAGCGAGGAGCTGAGCAGCGCCTCGtcctcgccctcctccaccGAGGCGGAGGACGAGCTGTACGTGGACGtgagcagcaccagcagccagCCCAACAGCGCCGCCGTGGCCGCAG gtgcccTGGACGAAGATGTCGTGGTGATCGAGGCGACCCCCGCTCCCCCTGTTCCTGCCAGCGAAGAAATCAATGTCACCTCCACTGACAGCGAGGTGGAGATAGTCACCGTGGGAGACAGCTTCAG gccTCGCTCGGTGGGGGGTCATGGAAGGATGCACTGGGGCCCCAGCTGCTCCCAGAGCCGGGGCCAGGAGCCGCGCGGACGCCACCGCCTCTCCACCGTCATCCAGCCGCTGCGGCAGAGCGCCGGGGAGGTGGTGGACCTCACCGTGGACGAGGACG ATCTCTCCGTTGTGCCAACCACATCTGACAGCGTTCACCCTCAGACTGTCAGTTCTTCCTCGTCATCCTCCCATCATGCCTCTACCTCAGAGCCCCATGAGGCCCCTGGGCCCTCCTCCAGCTGCCCTGGCCCTGCCCCGGACAGCACCCTGGCTCCTTGCTCCAGTGGCTCCTCCGGCGCCGTGGGCACCACCACCGAGG ACGAGAGCAGACGCAGCTTGGCGGGCGACGGCGGCGGCACGGCCATGCCCAGGCTGCCCTCCTGCTGCCCGCAGCACTCTCCCTGCGGCGGGCCCTCGCAGGGCCACGTCGGCCTGGGCCACGCCCACCCCAGCTGCCTGCAGGCCTCCTCCCAGCAGGCGGGCTCCCAGCACGGACACGCCCACcacttccaccaccaccaccaccaccctccgccgccgccgcccggCCTGCCCTTCCCCGAGCCCAGCTGCCCCCTGGAGAGACCCACCGCCATGCCCGCGCCCTGCGGGGgcgtcagcagcagcagcggccaCGGAAACCCCTACCACGACCAG ACCCTGCCCGTGGACCTGAGCAGCAGCGGCGTGCGGGctagcggcggcggcggcgccgGTTTCCACGGCACCTCGGCCTTCGACCCCTGCTGCCCGGGCTCCGCCTCCCGACCCACGGCCTACATCTCCCAGGCCGCACCGGGGCCCAGCCAGCCCAGCGTCGTGGAGTCGTTCAGCTCTGCCATGGTGGCCCAGCcgcacccccagccccagctgtCCTCCTGCAGGCACTTCATGCACCCCACCT ACGCTCCGCTGGCACGCTCCCTGCACCACCAGccgtcctcctcctgccctcactCCCATGGCAACCCCCcgccccagccccctctgcaGGGAGACTACGTCCTGCCCCACGTGCACCCCTTCCACACGCCCTCCCACCCTCCGGGCCACGCCGTGCCCCCggcccctcctccgcccctgcCTGCCCACCACCTCTCAGGCCCCACTGCCCCCTTGCCCCAGCACCTGCAGGCTGAGCACCAGGCCCTGTCGCACCACATCCCGGCCCTGGGGCCCTCCGTTCAGAGGCTGCACCAGCACGAGATGCTGCAGAGGATGGAGGTCCAGAGGCGCAGGATGATGCAGCATCCTAC ACGGGCTCACGAgcgccctcctccacaccctcacAGAATGCACCCCAACTACGGCCACGGGCACCACATCCACGTGCCTCAGACCATGTCGTCCCACCCCCGGCAGCCCGAGCAGAGGACCGCATG GGAGCTGGGGATCGAGGCCGGGGTGACGGTGGCCCCCTACCCTTCAGGACACCTGCACCCCCACCTGCCTCACTACCACCCTCCCCCTAGGCTGCACCACTTCCCCATCCCCTTCATG CACACTGGCATGTCTGAAGTGACCTACCCACACATTCGGTACATCTCATCTAGAATGACTGGATTTGGACGAACTTACGAG GATCTGCTGCATCTGGAGGAGAGGTTGGGGACTGTGAACAGGGGGGCCTCTCAGGGAACCATAGAGAGATGCACTTACCCGCACAAGTACAAGAAG AGAAAGCTGCACGGTAAGCAAGATGAAGATGAGGGGGCGGATGAAGACACAGAGGAGAAATGCACCATCTGTCTGTCAATattggaggaaggggaggatgtCAG ACGCCTACCTTGTATGCACCTCTTCCACCAGCTCTGTGTGGACCAATGGCTGCTCACCAATAAGAAGTGCCCCATCTGCAGGGTGGACATCGAGGCCCAGTTGTCTGCTGAGAGTTGA
- the rnf111 gene encoding E3 ubiquitin-protein ligase Arkadia isoform X2 — protein sequence MKSEVPSEAPGRQENLKGPLADPEPMEAAKSFPASMEVIGKAGSEFAPLCAETRHRPLREAGARRDSDRGLPGRKKRKSQQAGPSDCALKEGRMGDDSLAPQHHRTELVEGHSEGERNPESSFSDCASSPSSSLRFGDSDTLSSEEEGAAGAAGGGQPSAPQHKAPSPPTGGAAGVGLRPVLGRTRGSRSHKWAASEAEPVLLKRPCLSGRRPLHRKRFVKAGPGGAPRTQKQKERLLLQRKKREVIARQKYALLHSTSSSSEELSSASSSPSSTEAEDELYVDVSSTSSQPNSAAVAAGALDEDVVVIEATPAPPVPASEEINVTSTDSEVEIVTVGDSFRPRSVGGHGRMHWGPSCSQSRGQEPRGRHRLSTVIQPLRQSAGEVVDLTVDEDDLSVVPTTSDSVHPQTVSSSSSSSHHASTSEPHEAPGPSSSCPGPAPDSTLAPCSSGSSGAVGTTTEDESRRSLAGDGGGTAMPRLPSCCPQHSPCGGPSQGHVGLGHAHPSCLQASSQQAGSQHGHAHHFHHHHHHPPPPPPGLPFPEPSCPLERPTAMPAPCGGVSSSSGHGNPYHDQTLPVDLSSSGVRASGGGGAGFHGTSAFDPCCPGSASRPTAYISQAAPGPSQPSVVESFSSAMVAQPHPQPQLSSCRHFMHPTYAPLARSLHHQPSSSCPHSHGNPPPQPPLQGDYVLPHVHPFHTPSHPPGHAVPPAPPPPLPAHHLSGPTAPLPQHLQAEHQALSHHIPALGPSVQRLHQHEMLQRMEVQRRRMMQHPTRAHERPPPHPHRMHPNYGHGHHIHVPQTMSSHPRQPEQRTAWELGIEAGVTVAPYPSGHLHPHLPHYHPPPRLHHFPIPFMHTGMSEVTYPHIRYISSRMTGFGRTYEDLLHLEERLGTVNRGASQGTIERCTYPHKYKKKVLERDIDEQLTPEAWASIGKNMHATSDSRKLHGKQDEDEGADEDTEEKCTICLSILEEGEDVRRLPCMHLFHQLCVDQWLLTNKKCPICRVDIEAQLSAES from the exons ATGAAGAGCGAGGTGCCGTCTGAGGCCCCaggcagacaggagaacctGAAGGGGCCACTGGCCGACCCGGAGCCCATGGAGGCGGCCAAGAGCTTCCCTGCCAGCATGGAGGTGATCGGCAAGGCAGGCAGCGAGTTTGCACCCCTGTGCGCAGAGACCCGACACCGGCCTTTGAGGGAGGCGGGGGCTCGCAGAGACTCCGACAGGGGCCTCCCCGGCCGCAAGAAGCGCAAGAGCCAACAGGCGGGGCCCTCGGACTGCGCCCTGAAAGAGGGCCGCATGGGCGACGACTCCCTGGCCCCGCAGCACCACAGGACAGAGCTCGTGGAGGGCCACAGCGAGGGCGAGCGCAACCCGGAGTCCTCCTTCAGCGACTGCgcctcctcgccctcctccagcctcaggTTCGGCGACTCGGACACCCTGAgctcggaggaggagggcgCGGCAGGAGCGGCGGGCGGGGGGCAGCCGAGCGCCCCGCAGCACAAGGCGCCCTCCCCCCCGacggggggggcggcgggggtcGGGCTGCGGCCCGTCCTGGGCCGGACTCGCGGGAGCCGCTCTCACAAGTGGGCGGCGTCGGAGGCGGAGCCGGTGCTGCTGAAGCGCCCGTGTCTGAGCGGGCGCCGGCCGCTGCATAGGAAGCGCTTCGTGAAGGCCGGCCCGGGCGGAGCCCCGCGCACCCAGAAGCAGAAGGAGCGGCTGCTGCTCCAGCGGAAGAAGCGCGAGGTGATCGCCCGCCAGAAGTACGCGCTGCTCCACAGCACCAGCAGCTCCAGCGAGGAGCTGAGCAGCGCCTCGtcctcgccctcctccaccGAGGCGGAGGACGAGCTGTACGTGGACGtgagcagcaccagcagccagCCCAACAGCGCCGCCGTGGCCGCAG gtgcccTGGACGAAGATGTCGTGGTGATCGAGGCGACCCCCGCTCCCCCTGTTCCTGCCAGCGAAGAAATCAATGTCACCTCCACTGACAGCGAGGTGGAGATAGTCACCGTGGGAGACAGCTTCAG gccTCGCTCGGTGGGGGGTCATGGAAGGATGCACTGGGGCCCCAGCTGCTCCCAGAGCCGGGGCCAGGAGCCGCGCGGACGCCACCGCCTCTCCACCGTCATCCAGCCGCTGCGGCAGAGCGCCGGGGAGGTGGTGGACCTCACCGTGGACGAGGACG ATCTCTCCGTTGTGCCAACCACATCTGACAGCGTTCACCCTCAGACTGTCAGTTCTTCCTCGTCATCCTCCCATCATGCCTCTACCTCAGAGCCCCATGAGGCCCCTGGGCCCTCCTCCAGCTGCCCTGGCCCTGCCCCGGACAGCACCCTGGCTCCTTGCTCCAGTGGCTCCTCCGGCGCCGTGGGCACCACCACCGAGG ACGAGAGCAGACGCAGCTTGGCGGGCGACGGCGGCGGCACGGCCATGCCCAGGCTGCCCTCCTGCTGCCCGCAGCACTCTCCCTGCGGCGGGCCCTCGCAGGGCCACGTCGGCCTGGGCCACGCCCACCCCAGCTGCCTGCAGGCCTCCTCCCAGCAGGCGGGCTCCCAGCACGGACACGCCCACcacttccaccaccaccaccaccaccctccgccgccgccgcccggCCTGCCCTTCCCCGAGCCCAGCTGCCCCCTGGAGAGACCCACCGCCATGCCCGCGCCCTGCGGGGgcgtcagcagcagcagcggccaCGGAAACCCCTACCACGACCAG ACCCTGCCCGTGGACCTGAGCAGCAGCGGCGTGCGGGctagcggcggcggcggcgccgGTTTCCACGGCACCTCGGCCTTCGACCCCTGCTGCCCGGGCTCCGCCTCCCGACCCACGGCCTACATCTCCCAGGCCGCACCGGGGCCCAGCCAGCCCAGCGTCGTGGAGTCGTTCAGCTCTGCCATGGTGGCCCAGCcgcacccccagccccagctgtCCTCCTGCAGGCACTTCATGCACCCCACCT ACGCTCCGCTGGCACGCTCCCTGCACCACCAGccgtcctcctcctgccctcactCCCATGGCAACCCCCcgccccagccccctctgcaGGGAGACTACGTCCTGCCCCACGTGCACCCCTTCCACACGCCCTCCCACCCTCCGGGCCACGCCGTGCCCCCggcccctcctccgcccctgcCTGCCCACCACCTCTCAGGCCCCACTGCCCCCTTGCCCCAGCACCTGCAGGCTGAGCACCAGGCCCTGTCGCACCACATCCCGGCCCTGGGGCCCTCCGTTCAGAGGCTGCACCAGCACGAGATGCTGCAGAGGATGGAGGTCCAGAGGCGCAGGATGATGCAGCATCCTAC ACGGGCTCACGAgcgccctcctccacaccctcacAGAATGCACCCCAACTACGGCCACGGGCACCACATCCACGTGCCTCAGACCATGTCGTCCCACCCCCGGCAGCCCGAGCAGAGGACCGCATG GGAGCTGGGGATCGAGGCCGGGGTGACGGTGGCCCCCTACCCTTCAGGACACCTGCACCCCCACCTGCCTCACTACCACCCTCCCCCTAGGCTGCACCACTTCCCCATCCCCTTCATG CACACTGGCATGTCTGAAGTGACCTACCCACACATTCGGTACATCTCATCTAGAATGACTGGATTTGGACGAACTTACGAG GATCTGCTGCATCTGGAGGAGAGGTTGGGGACTGTGAACAGGGGGGCCTCTCAGGGAACCATAGAGAGATGCACTTACCCGCACAAGTACAAGAAG AAGGTGTTGGAGAGAGACATTGACGAACAGTTAACCCCTGAAGCATGGGCATCTATTGGGAAAAATATGCACGCAACCTCAGACTCG AGAAAGCTGCACGGTAAGCAAGATGAAGATGAGGGGGCGGATGAAGACACAGAGGAGAAATGCACCATCTGTCTGTCAATattggaggaaggggaggatgtCAG ACGCCTACCTTGTATGCACCTCTTCCACCAGCTCTGTGTGGACCAATGGCTGCTCACCAATAAGAAGTGCCCCATCTGCAGGGTGGACATCGAGGCCCAGTTGTCTGCTGAGAGTTGA